DNA sequence from the Thermococcus gammatolerans EJ3 genome:
GTTTAGTTTGGTCATGACCTTGGAGGCCCCGCTTCTGTAAACCTCAACCTTAACGTTTGGATATTTCTTCTGGAACTCGTCTGCTATCTTGACGGCTATGTCCTTTGGAATGGAAGTGTAGAAGTAAATCGTTCCGCTTATCTGGGTTTCACTTCTGCTTGAGGACGAGCTCGAAGTACTGCTGCCCCCGCCGCCTATGCATCCACTTCCAACTAACCCAAGCACCAAGACAAAAACTAACAGAGAGGCAAATATCTTTTTCATGGGAGTCACCCCAAATAAATGGAAGTTTTAGCAATATAAAAATTTTGGAAACCTTATGTTTTGGAACCGGGGTTTAAGTCCAAACTTCATACCCCTTAGAATTGTCTGACGCACGTCTTCGTGGAGGGAGAGCTTATTCACAAGGCGGATTGGTGATTTCAGCTTTCCAGCTTTTCATACTTTTCTTCAAACTTCTCAAGCTTCTCTCTAAGTACCTTTGCCTTCTCACGGGCGCTCCTCCTGAGCTTTGCTTTTTCCCTTCACTTTCAAATCGGTTCTCCCTAATCCTGTGCTCCATGTCCTTCCACAGCTTTCTGAACTGGTAGAAGTATTCCGAAAGCTCAAGCTCATCTCCATAGATTACAACGTGATTCCCAATGACCTTAATCTGGACGTAAAGCGGAAGTTCCTCGAAGACCTTAACTGCCAAAATAAACTTTTCTCAGAGGTCAACGCTCCTCGTCATCGCGCCGTCTATGACTACGGTGGAGCCGAGCATGTATTCGGCCTCATCGCTGAGCAGAAAGGCCACGAGCGAGCCGAGTTCGCTCCATCTTCCCGTTCTGCGCAGGGGTGTTCTTGAGAGGACTTCCCTCTCCCAGGTTTCTTCGAAGGACTTTCCCCTCGCCTCGGCAACCGCCTTGAGGTTCTCTCGCGCACCGGGCGTGTCGAAGCTGCCGAGCAGAACGGAGTAGGCCCGAATTCCTTTGCTCCCGTAGGTTCTCGAAACGCTCTTCGCCAGCTGAACCAGTCCGGCGCGCGTTACATCTGCTAAAACGAGCGGTGGCATGGGCTCCTTTATCGAGACAGAGTTCAGATAGACGAGAACGCCTTTCCGCTTCCTCTCGAGCCATTCTCTGATGAGAAGCGTCGTCAGGTAGCCAGGTGCAACTGTGTGCAGAGCGGAAGCCTCAATCCAGTCAAGGTAAGTGGCTTCGTGGAGAAGGCACGGCTCACAGCGGACGTTTCCGGCGTTCCAGACGAGAGCGTCAACTCCCCCGAGGAGCTCCCAGCTTTCTTTCACGAGGTTCTCAAGGTTCTTCTGGTCAAAAAGATTGGCCTCAACGGAGTAAACCTCGCCGTAGCTCAAGAGCTCGTCGAGGGCCTTTCTCAGGTTCTCCTCGTTTCTGGAGCTTATAACAACCCTCGCGTTCCTCTTCAAAAGCTCCCTCGCGACGTTGAAGCCTATCCCGCGCGAGGATGCCGTCACTATTACGCCCATTCCCCCAAGGTCGACCTCAATCATGGTAGCACCTTTCCCCAGCGACTAATAACCTTTGTCCCCCTGACGAATTAGGCTTCCCGAATTTGGGGAATCTCCGTCACTATGGCAAGGTTTTTGGGAAAAGAAACTTAAAGTGCAAAACCTTCGGTTTTCAACAGGTTTTTCTAAAAATTTTGGGGGTGATAAAGTGAAGTTCTACGTCTGCAGGGAGAAGAGCGGGCCAAAGCCCTTCAAGGTCGCAATCATCGGCGCAGGTCCAGCGGGGCTTACAGCGGCGGGCTACCTCGCGTGCAGGGGCTACGAGGTTCACGTCTACGACAAGATGCCAGAGGGCGGGGGGATGGTCGCCTTCGCGATTCCAGAGGTTAGAATACCGATAAAAACCGTAAGGGAAGGCGTTAAAGACCTCGAAAGGCTCGGCGTGAACTTCCACTTCAGGACGAAGGTCGTCTACGACTCCCCGCGGGAGCTCGGAGACGAGTGGGCCGAGCACTTCGTATCTCTGGAAAGGCTCCTCGCTGAGTTCGACGCCCTTCTCATTGCAACGGGCGCCTGGCGTCCGAGGAAGCTGAAGGTTCCGGGCGTTGATTTGCCGGGCGTTTACGACGCGCTTAAGTTGCTCCACCACATAAAGATGGCGAGGATAGGCTACTACCCCTGGGAGAAGGTTCCCGATTTGAAGGGCAGGCACGTCGTCATAATTGGAGCGGGCTACACTGCCGTTGACGTCGCAATTGAATCGAGACTCCTCGGCGCTGAAAAGGTCACTATGGTCTACCGCCGCTCCCTTGAGCAGAGCTACGCAAAGGTCGAAATCAGGAAGCTCATAGAGGAAGGGCTTGAGTTCATCGAGATGGCCACCCCAGTAAGAATCATCGGCGAAAGCAGGGCCGAAGGGGTTGAGTTCGCGAGGACGAGAATCGTCGAGGGAACCGTTGTGACAACGGACGAAAGGTTCATCGTTGACGCTGATATCGTCGCCTATGCCATCGGCCAGCTGCCGACGAGCCCGATTCGCGAGGTAGTCTGTGCCAACGAGAAAATCCTTAAGGAGGCAGGGATTTTCTTCGCGGGAGACGTCGTCGCGCCGAGGAACATCGGAACCGCGATGCGCGAGGGAAGGGCAAGGGCGAAGGAGATAGAGGAGTGGCTCACAAAGAAGGCGCCGAAAAAGGTCTTCCCCGTCCCCGTTACGACCAGGCTGATAGGCTCGGTCCTGAGCGGGAAGTGCTGACGAAAGCTTTAAACGCCCCCTTCCCAACCTCCTTCCATGACTGAGCCGAAGGACATAGTGCTGAAGGAGAGCGAAGAAGTTGAGGGAACTCCAATTGAGGGGCCCTGGTTGGACGAGGTTTCCAGTCTTGAGGAAGTTCTCGATTATTACGAGCGCATAGGCTTTCAGGCGACGCACCTTGGAAAGGCCATTGAAATATGGAAGAAAGTCGAGGAGAAGCGCGCTAGGGGCGAAGAGGTCCGCGTCTTCCTCGGATACACCTCCAACATAATCTCCTCGGGATTGCGAGAGATAATCGCGTGGCTGGTCAAAGAAGGCAAGGTTGATGTCATCGTAACTACCGCCGGCGGAATCGAGGAGGACTTCATAAAGGCCCTGAAGCCCTTTATCCTTGGCGACTGGAACGTGAACGATGCTTTAATGCGCGAGAAGGGCATAAACAGAATCGGTAACATCTTCGTGCCCAACGACCGCTACATTGAGTTCGAGAAGTACATGATTCCCTTCTTCGAGCGGGTTCTTGAGATTGAGAAGGAGCGCGGAAAGCCCTTGACGGCGAGCGAGTTCATCTACGAGATGGGCCGCTTCATGGACGAGAAGCTCGGGAAGGAGAAGGAGAAGAGCGTTATCTACTGGGCCTACAAGAGAAACGTCCCAATTTTCTGCCCGGCCATCACCGACGGCTCGATAGGTGACATGCTCTACTTCTTCAAGGAGGAGCGCGGAGATAGAGAGCTGATAATTGACATAGCCAATGACATCGTGAAGCTCAACAACTTAGCGGTTACCGCCAAGGAGACCGCCTCGATAATTCTCGGCGGCTCTCTGCCGAAGCACGCGATAATAAACGCCAACCTCTTCAGGGGCGGAACCGATTACGCGATTTACGTGACCACCGCAATCCCCTGGGACGGCTCGCTCAGCGGTGCACCTCCGAGTGAAGGTGTAAGCTGGGGCAAGATAAGGGCGAAGGCTGACTACGTAGAAATCTGGGCCGACGCGACGCTGGTCTTCCCCCTGCTGGTGTGGAAGGTTATGAGGAGCTGATGCCCTTTTCTTTCCAATCTCTCTGACCTTCCTTCTTGTCTGCACTGTGGCTCCCCAAGTGCTCCAAAATGCTTTTATTTGTGCATGCAATATGTGCATCAGGGGTGGAATCTTGACGCTGACGTTTGATGAAGTCCTTAAGCGCCCCAAAAGGGGCAGCGTTGATGAAGCCATCGCCGAACTCAAAAATCTTCTTGGGGACAAGGTTTCGACCAAGCCGGCTGACCTCTTTTCGTACAGCCACGACTACTGGCTCATAACCTTCCACTGGTTGCTGAAGGGTAAAGTTCCAGCGCTTCCTGATGCGGTGGTGTTTCCGGAGAGCGAGGAGGACGTTGTGAACGCAGTTAGGGTGGCTCACGAAAAGGGCGTTCCTCTCTACCCATACGGCGGCGGCTCTGGAGTTCTGGGGGGAACAGTGCCGGAGTACGGGGGCATAGTGGTTGACCTGAAGCGCCTCAGGGATTTGCGGCTTTATGAGGATGACCTTATGGTCGAGGCCGGGGCTGGAGTCAACGGGTATTACATCGAGGAGTACCTCAACAGACGGGGCTACACACTCGGCCACTTTCCGCAGTCGCTCTATCCCTCAACGGTGGGCGGCTGGGTTGCCACCAAGGCTATAGGCCAGTTCTCGACCAGATACGGCGGCATCGAGGATATGGTGCTTGGCCTGAGGGCGGTAATTCCGCCGGGGAAGCTCATCGAGCTCAAACCACACCCAAGGACGGCAACGGGCCCGGACCTGCGGAAGCTCTTCGTTGGGAGCGAGGGAATATTCGGCATCGTGACGAGGGTGTGGCTCAAAGTTCGTCCCTACCCTGAGGAGCGCTTTCTGCTCTCCTTTGCATCGGAGAGCCTTGAGGAGGCTCTGGACTCAGTCAGGCGGATACTCCACCGCGGTGCGAGGCCGGCAGTGGTGAGGATATACGACCGGGTCGAAACGAAGAGGCACTTCTACAAATTCGAAGAGCTGTACGGAAAGATAGGGACGGTCATCATAGTCGAGGGGGACTCCAGGCTGGCAAGGGCCGAGAAAGAAATCGTCGAGAGGGAGTTCAAAGGGGTGCCTGCCGGGGAGGAACCCGTGAGGCACTGGCTGGAGACGAGGTTCAACGTGAAGGAGATATCCGAGTTCGCGCCGATCGGCGTGGTCATAGACACGATAGAGGTTGCGGTAAACTGGAGCAGGGCTGCGGAACTTTATGAGAACGTCATCAGGGCCATGAAGTCCGTGAAGGGCACGCTGATGGCTTCCGCCCACGCTTCGCACTTTTACGACCAGGGGGTCTGCTTCTACTTCACCTTTGCGGGCGTTCCCCCGAGGGGCAGAAGCGCGGGGGAGTTCTACAACGCGGTCTGGGATGCCGCAATGAGGGCCACGCTCGATAGTGGAGGCACGATAAGCCACCACCACGGGATAGGCCGTCACAGGCGGGGATGGCTCGCGGAGGAGCTGGGAGATGCCTACGAGGTGCTGAGGAAGGTTAAGCTCGCGATAGATGAGAAGGATGTTATGAACCCCGGTAACATGGTGATGTGAATGCCTGGAAAGTGGGACTGGCTCAAGGACGAAATCGGCTTCTCGAACCTTCTTACAGGCGGAAGGATGATCTTCAAGGTCGTTCAGGGGAAGCTCTCGGCGGATGACCTGACCAAGTGCGCCCTCTGTCCCAACATGTGCCGCCACGCCTGTCCAGTTTCGATAGTTGAAGGGCGCGAAACGACCTCCCCCGCGGGAAAGGCGCGGATCGCGCTCATGATACGCGAGGGACGGCTCGAACTGAACCTCGACAACCTGGAGCCCCTGTACACCTGCCTCGGCTGCGACCTGTGCACCCTCTACTGCCCGTTCGAGTTCTCGGTCGCCGACCTCATCCGGCCGGTGAAGGAAGAGGCCGTGAGTAGGGGCGTGGTGTTCGAAGAGTTCAGGAAAGTTTTTGAAAACCTCGAAACGTCGGGAGACATCTACGGGAACGCTGATTCGGGTGCGGACGGTTCGGGGAAAGTCCTCTACTTCAGAGGCTGCACCGTGAGGAACGAGAGGCCAGAACTGGCCGAAAAGACCCTGACCCTCCTCGATAAGCTCGGTTATGAAGCCTTCACCATAAGCGAGACCTGCTGCGGCCTCCCAGCGTACAACCTTGGCAATACGGAGCTGTTTAAGAAGGTCGCCAAGAGAACCGCGGAGAAGCTCAACGCAACCGGTGCAGAGCTGATAGTCACCTCGTGCCCCTCTTGTGCCTACACCTTCCGCGTTCTCTACCCCAAATACGGGATAAAGCTCAAACCTCAGGTTCTACACATAACGGAGCTCCTTGGCGAGGTCATCGGCGGTCTGAAGCTGAAGGGAGCTGGAACGGTGACCTACCACAACCCCTGCAGGCTCGCGATGCATCTCGGGCGGAGGGGGCTCCTCAAGAGCCTACTGGAGAACGTGGAAGGGCTTGAAATCAGGGAGCCGCGCAGGGAGCTCTTCTGCTGCGGTCACGGTGGGAGTGCCGTCTCAAGACTGAAGCCGGAGCTCGCCAAGGAAATTGCCGCGGAGAGGAGGGAGCAGCTCAGGGACGGCGCGGCCAGAGTCGTGACGGCCTGCCCGAGCTGTGAACTGGCACTCAACGGTGATGGTCTGGAGGTTCTCGATATAGTCGAGTTCCTGCTGGAGATGATGGAAGAATGAGCCTCGAATCAAAGGTTCGGAAGGTCCTTGGAAGGTTTCCTTACGAAATTACCTTCGAGATCAGGGACGGCGTGGTCTTCCTCGACGGGGAAGTGGAGGCTTACGAGGAATGGGTCGAGATCGGGCTTGCAGTGGGGAACATTAAGGGCGTTGAGGGCGTGGTGAACAGGATAAAATGGAAGGACTACCCGGAGGAGGAGCTCAGGCGTAAGGAAGAGCGGAGGAGGAAGCTCTACGAGAAAAACAAGGGTAGAATTATCGGCGAGTACGACGTCGTCATAATCGGGGGCGGTGTTACCGGGACGGCGATAGCGAGGGAGCTCTCAAAGTACCGTCTGAAGGTCGCCCTCCTCGAAAAGGCCACCGACGTTTCTGTGGGGGCATCAAAGGCGAACAACGGGATGATACACCCCGGAGTGGCTCCGAAGCGCGGCACGCTCAAGGCCAAACTCAACGTCAGGGGAAACGCGATGTATGATGAGCTTGCAAGGGATTTGGGGGTCAAGTTCAAGCGCGTCGGAAGCCTCTGGCTGATAACCCCGCGGACACTCCAGAAGTACAGGAGATACCTCCCGGGCCCGTTCTACAAATTCGTCTCGGCCTACATCTTCCCGTACCTCGTGAAGCTCAAGGGCATGCTGAACGGCGTTAAGGGAATACGCATAATCAGAGGCGAGGAGATATGGAAACTGGAACCCAAGGCCACGAGGGAGGCCTGGGCCGCGGTTTACGTGCCGTCAACGGGAATACTTGACCCCTATGACCTCGTCGTGGCCCTGGCAGAAAACGCGATTGCCAACGGGGTTGAAATACACCTCGAGACAGAGGTGGTGGGCTTCATCAGGGAAGGGGAGACCATTAAGGGCGTCGTTACGAACAGGGGGACTTTTCTGGCGAGGTACGTCGTGAACGCCGCCGGCGTTTTCGCTGATGAGATAGCCGAGCTCGCCGGCTCGAGGGAGTACACCATACACCCGAGGAAGGGCGTGATCCTTCTCTTCGACAAAGAGCTTGAGGGATGGGTGAACCACTGCGTCACCGAGCTCAGGTTTCCTGCGCCGGCCCACACCAAGGGGGGTGGCATAAACCCCACCGTTCACGGAAACATCCTCTGGGGGCCGACTGCAGTGGAAGTGCCGGATAAAACCGACACGTCAGTCCATCCCGAGGAGATCGAAGAGATACTCGAGCGCTACAGGGAGATATACCCGGACTTTCCGAGGCACAGGATAATCCGCTACTTTGCCGGGGTCAGGGCGCCGACCTTCACTGAGGACTTCATAATAAGGCCCGCCAAGTGGGTGAAGAACCTCCTCCACGTCGCTGGGATACAGTCTCCCGGGCTCGCGTCAGCACCTGCGATAGCGGAGTACGCCGTCGAGCAGCTGCGCTCGATGGGACTCATTCTGGAGCCGAAGCCCGACTTCAACCCGCACAGGGAACCGATCCCTCGTGCGAGCGAGATGAGCCTTGAGGAACTCGATAGGAGGATAAAGGAAGATCCGCGCTGGGGCAACATCGTGTGCACCTGCGAGATGGTCTCGGAGGCTGAAATAGTGGAGGCGATACGCCGGGGCGCGAGAACCCTTGACGCCATCAAGAGACGTACGAGGCTTGGGATGGGGACGTGCCAGGGCGGTTACTGCACGCTGAAGGCGGCGGAGATTCTCTCAAGGGAGCTGGGAATCCCGATCTCCCAGGTCGTCAAGGAGAACGGTGGGAGGCTCTTCAACGGTGCAGTCAGGGGTGAGGAACCGTGAAGGACGTCGTTGTGATCGGCGGAGGGCCGAGCGGGATGGCCGCGGCGGTTAAGCTCGCCGGTAAGGGCTACGATGTCGCGCTCATCGAACGAAAGGAAGAACTCGGAGGTATCCTCGACCAGTGCATCCACGACGGCTTCGGGACCAAAATATTCGGAAAGGCCCTCTCCGGGCCGGAGTTTGCGGGCCACTTTATGGATGAGGTTAGCAAACTCGGCCTTGATGTGCACCTGAACACGTACGTCAAATCCGTAAACGCCGGGGGAGACGTCAAGGAGCTTGTGACGGTGAGCCCGCGAGGTGTCGAGCGCATAAAGGCCCGCTCGATAGTGTACGCCATAGGCTGCAGGGAGAGGCACCCCTTCGAGATAAAGGTCGGTGGGACGAGGCCCGCTGGTGTTTACACGGCCGGAATGGTGCAGAGGCTCGTGAACCTCTACGGAATCCTACCCGGGAGGAGAGTCCTCATAGTCGGCGGCGGGGACGTTGGCATGATCGTCGCCAGGCATCTTTACCTGGAAGGGGTTGAGTCTATAACCGTCGTCTTTCCGGAGGAGTTCTTCGTTGGTCTCCCGAGGAACGTCCAGCAGTGCATCCTCGACTTCAACATACCTTTCAGGCCGAGG
Encoded proteins:
- a CDS encoding FAD-dependent oxidoreductase, with amino-acid sequence MSLESKVRKVLGRFPYEITFEIRDGVVFLDGEVEAYEEWVEIGLAVGNIKGVEGVVNRIKWKDYPEEELRRKEERRRKLYEKNKGRIIGEYDVVIIGGGVTGTAIARELSKYRLKVALLEKATDVSVGASKANNGMIHPGVAPKRGTLKAKLNVRGNAMYDELARDLGVKFKRVGSLWLITPRTLQKYRRYLPGPFYKFVSAYIFPYLVKLKGMLNGVKGIRIIRGEEIWKLEPKATREAWAAVYVPSTGILDPYDLVVALAENAIANGVEIHLETEVVGFIREGETIKGVVTNRGTFLARYVVNAAGVFADEIAELAGSREYTIHPRKGVILLFDKELEGWVNHCVTELRFPAPAHTKGGGINPTVHGNILWGPTAVEVPDKTDTSVHPEEIEEILERYREIYPDFPRHRIIRYFAGVRAPTFTEDFIIRPAKWVKNLLHVAGIQSPGLASAPAIAEYAVEQLRSMGLILEPKPDFNPHREPIPRASEMSLEELDRRIKEDPRWGNIVCTCEMVSEAEIVEAIRRGARTLDAIKRRTRLGMGTCQGGYCTLKAAEILSRELGIPISQVVKENGGRLFNGAVRGEEP
- a CDS encoding SDR family oxidoreductase, which codes for MGVIVTASSRGIGFNVARELLKRNARVVISSRNEENLRKALDELLSYGEVYSVEANLFDQKNLENLVKESWELLGGVDALVWNAGNVRCEPCLLHEATYLDWIEASALHTVAPGYLTTLLIREWLERKRKGVLVYLNSVSIKEPMPPLVLADVTRAGLVQLAKSVSRTYGSKGIRAYSVLLGSFDTPGARENLKAVAEARGKSFEETWEREVLSRTPLRRTGRWSELGSLVAFLLSDEAEYMLGSTVVIDGAMTRSVDL
- a CDS encoding FAD-binding oxidoreductase yields the protein MTLTFDEVLKRPKRGSVDEAIAELKNLLGDKVSTKPADLFSYSHDYWLITFHWLLKGKVPALPDAVVFPESEEDVVNAVRVAHEKGVPLYPYGGGSGVLGGTVPEYGGIVVDLKRLRDLRLYEDDLMVEAGAGVNGYYIEEYLNRRGYTLGHFPQSLYPSTVGGWVATKAIGQFSTRYGGIEDMVLGLRAVIPPGKLIELKPHPRTATGPDLRKLFVGSEGIFGIVTRVWLKVRPYPEERFLLSFASESLEEALDSVRRILHRGARPAVVRIYDRVETKRHFYKFEELYGKIGTVIIVEGDSRLARAEKEIVEREFKGVPAGEEPVRHWLETRFNVKEISEFAPIGVVIDTIEVAVNWSRAAELYENVIRAMKSVKGTLMASAHASHFYDQGVCFYFTFAGVPPRGRSAGEFYNAVWDAAMRATLDSGGTISHHHGIGRHRRGWLAEELGDAYEVLRKVKLAIDEKDVMNPGNMVM
- a CDS encoding NAD(P)/FAD-dependent oxidoreductase; the encoded protein is MKDVVVIGGGPSGMAAAVKLAGKGYDVALIERKEELGGILDQCIHDGFGTKIFGKALSGPEFAGHFMDEVSKLGLDVHLNTYVKSVNAGGDVKELVTVSPRGVERIKARSIVYAIGCRERHPFEIKVGGTRPAGVYTAGMVQRLVNLYGILPGRRVLIVGGGDVGMIVARHLYLEGVESITVVFPEEFFVGLPRNVQQCILDFNIPFRPRTVVKEMVGKERVEGAILVKVDENWRPIPGTEEFYPCDTVIFSVGLVPYAKKLRAIGAEIDPRTRGPVVNEFFETTVRGVFAAGNLVQIFDYVDDAVESAYIAADGVEKYLKGEKRLDNPVPFKPGSNVRTLTPHRLEWKDERPVVAFLRPAVEGRAWIIVRGGNGEILKKEFRQYVRPSTLERIEIPREAISGAEEVYVDVARV
- a CDS encoding FAD-dependent oxidoreductase yields the protein MKFYVCREKSGPKPFKVAIIGAGPAGLTAAGYLACRGYEVHVYDKMPEGGGMVAFAIPEVRIPIKTVREGVKDLERLGVNFHFRTKVVYDSPRELGDEWAEHFVSLERLLAEFDALLIATGAWRPRKLKVPGVDLPGVYDALKLLHHIKMARIGYYPWEKVPDLKGRHVVIIGAGYTAVDVAIESRLLGAEKVTMVYRRSLEQSYAKVEIRKLIEEGLEFIEMATPVRIIGESRAEGVEFARTRIVEGTVVTTDERFIVDADIVAYAIGQLPTSPIREVVCANEKILKEAGIFFAGDVVAPRNIGTAMREGRARAKEIEEWLTKKAPKKVFPVPVTTRLIGSVLSGKC
- a CDS encoding deoxyhypusine synthase, which gives rise to MTEPKDIVLKESEEVEGTPIEGPWLDEVSSLEEVLDYYERIGFQATHLGKAIEIWKKVEEKRARGEEVRVFLGYTSNIISSGLREIIAWLVKEGKVDVIVTTAGGIEEDFIKALKPFILGDWNVNDALMREKGINRIGNIFVPNDRYIEFEKYMIPFFERVLEIEKERGKPLTASEFIYEMGRFMDEKLGKEKEKSVIYWAYKRNVPIFCPAITDGSIGDMLYFFKEERGDRELIIDIANDIVKLNNLAVTAKETASIILGGSLPKHAIINANLFRGGTDYAIYVTTAIPWDGSLSGAPPSEGVSWGKIRAKADYVEIWADATLVFPLLVWKVMRS
- a CDS encoding (Fe-S)-binding protein, translated to MPGKWDWLKDEIGFSNLLTGGRMIFKVVQGKLSADDLTKCALCPNMCRHACPVSIVEGRETTSPAGKARIALMIREGRLELNLDNLEPLYTCLGCDLCTLYCPFEFSVADLIRPVKEEAVSRGVVFEEFRKVFENLETSGDIYGNADSGADGSGKVLYFRGCTVRNERPELAEKTLTLLDKLGYEAFTISETCCGLPAYNLGNTELFKKVAKRTAEKLNATGAELIVTSCPSCAYTFRVLYPKYGIKLKPQVLHITELLGEVIGGLKLKGAGTVTYHNPCRLAMHLGRRGLLKSLLENVEGLEIREPRRELFCCGHGGSAVSRLKPELAKEIAAERREQLRDGAARVVTACPSCELALNGDGLEVLDIVEFLLEMMEE